A segment of the Actinomycetota bacterium genome:
TTCACGGTTATTGGTCAATATGATCCAGTAGAACTACTGCCGATTTTGACCGCTTTCCGATTGAAACTTTAAGGGAGAGTTAAACTCTCCCACCACTCTTCTTAGATTTTACACAGCTGAAATGAATATATCAACCTCAGTAAAATTTTTCCTTAAAAGCCTTTCGCCCACTTGAAATTCTTATGCTTTTGAGTCAAAATTCATCTATGACCATCCTTTTAAGGGGCGATTCGTGCAGGGTTTGAAAATTTAAAACTACTAACAAAAAGCATTATCAGATCCCGGCAGCTTACAGGGGGTGCCTAGTTGGTATCCCCTGTAGTTTGCACCCTGGGGGTGGGAGATGGATCTTCTAGTATCCAAAGTGAACAAAAGAACAAAGATAAATATTACATCTCGGGATGTTGAGAATATTCTTAGCGCCACTTTGAGCTCTTCCAATCTTTGGGAGATAACCGATCTCTCTCATAGACCTTTCAGGATCGTTGTGGAAACATTAAAAGAGTTACGGGAAAGAGGATTGGTTATCCTCAAAAACTCCTCCATCTCCCTGACGAAAGAGGGAAAAATTTTTTGCAAGCGATATAACGTGACTCCAAAGACGAACCATGGATGCCCTGCTTGTCGGGGAAGGACCGTCTCCCTCGCAAAATTCGAGGATTTTCTGCCCCGTTTTGAACAAATTGTAAGGAATAGACCCGAACCCATAATGGAGTTGGATCAGGGATTCGTTGGACCCACCATCGCCTTTGCCAGAATCGCTCTTTTGGCGGATAGAGGCGATATCCAGGGGAAAGACGTTATAATCCTGGGGGATGATGACTTAGTGAGCCTCGCTGCAGCCCTCTCCGGACTACCCAAGCGAATCACGGTTCTCGAAGTCGACGAGCGAATAGTCGACTTCATCGAGAATACAAGCGAAAAAGAGAATCTTCACATCGAAGTGGTTCCCCACGATCTTCGCTTCAAGCTCCCCCGAGATCTTGTGGAAAGTTTTGATACATTTTTAACCGACCCACCGGAGGCAATCGGTGGATTGGAGCTTTTCATCGCGAGGGGATTAGCTACTTTAAAAGGAGCCGGTTGTGCCGGTTATTTCGGTCTGACCATGATCGAATCGTCCCTTCAAAAATGGGGTGAGCTTCAAAAAATTCTAACCCATGAGTATGGTGTAGTCATCACCGATATAATCCATGATTTTAATATCTACGATAATTGGATGTACCTTCTCGAGAGCATAAAGGATGATATAGGACCCCTCAGAGAAGCACCGGAGAAGCACTGGTATAAATCGTCCATGTTCAGAATCGAAACCCTCGAGGATTTCCTCCAGCGTAATGAGGATGTCGTAAGCGTTGAGCTATATAACGACCCCGAAAGTCTAATCTGGACCAAGGAGCGATGATTATGTGGCAAGTTCCAAATATGGTCTCATTCACAAAGGGTACAGCGGAAGGACATTCACCCCTGAACGCCTTCGACAATGCCCTTTTAGCTGGGGGAATCGGTAATCTGAATTTGGTCAAGGTGACTAGCATTGTACCCCCCAAGGTCAGAATTGAAGCACTTCCCTCCATTCCCGTGGGGACTCTTGTACCAACGGTATATGCCCATATCACCAGCAACGTCGGTGGTGAAATAATATCAGCCTGCGTGGGTATGGGATTAAGTTCGGATTCCCAAGGTGTTATAATGGAACACGCCCATCCGGGGTCAGCCACCGTGGCGGAAGAGATAGTTAAAAAGATGCTAAAGGAGGCCCTGGAGAAAAGGAATTTGTCATTGACGAAAACCATATTAATTTCCGCGGAACATAAAGTTAAAAGGCTGGGCTGCGCCGTGGCAGCCGCAATTCTTTGGTGGGGGTGATGAAAACGAAAAATGTGGGCAGGCACTTGGTCATCGAATTCTGGGACTGCAAAAATCTGAATTCAGCGGAACTCGCAGAAAAAGCTCTCGAGGAAGCGGTTCGAGCTTGTGGTGCCACATTGCTCGAGCTGAAGGTGCACCAATTCTCTCCCCATGGAATAACGGGCGTAGCTATGATCGCGGAATCCCATATCTTGATCCACACCTGGCCCGAACTTGGATATGCAGCAGTGGACGTATTCACCTGCGGGGAGCAAGTCGATCCCCTGGCCGCCATAGATCCATTCCAAAAACATTTTTCCCCCAAGCATGTACAACTTGTGGAGATAAGAAGAGGTGTTCTTCGTGACTGACGACTGGTTTACCGAGCCGGGCTCGTCGGATTTTGAACACCGCTATAAAGTAAGAGCGATCCCCTTCAAAAAAGAGACCAAGTTCCAAAGGATCGAGATCGTGGACACTTTGGAATTTGGAAGGATGCTCGTTCTGAACGGGGCAGTTCAAACCAGTGAGAAAGATGAATTCATCTATCACGAGATGATCGTCCACGTTCCCCTACTTTCTCACACCAAACCAAGGAAGATTCTCATCATTGGGGGAGGAGATGGAGGCGCCTTAAGACGAGTGCTCGAACATCCCGTGGAGGATATCGTCCTGGTCGAGCTGGACGAAGAGGTCGTAAAGGCGTGTCGAAAATTTCTTCCATCCATAAATGATGACGCATTCCTGGATAAAAGGGTCAGGATCATCTTCGACGACGGGGCGAAATTTGTTGGGAATTCTCGGGAAAAATTCGATGTCCTCATCGTAGATTCCACCGATCCCATAGGGCCAGCGAAGGCTCTATTCACAGAGGGGTTTTACCGTGCCGCCCATAACATCCTCTCAGAGAATGGAATCTGTGTCACTCAGAGTGGTTCCCCAACCTT
Coding sequences within it:
- a CDS encoding arginine decarboxylase, pyruvoyl-dependent; the encoded protein is MWQVPNMVSFTKGTAEGHSPLNAFDNALLAGGIGNLNLVKVTSIVPPKVRIEALPSIPVGTLVPTVYAHITSNVGGEIISACVGMGLSSDSQGVIMEHAHPGSATVAEEIVKKMLKEALEKRNLSLTKTILISAEHKVKRLGCAVAAAILWWG
- a CDS encoding bis-aminopropyl spermidine synthase family protein, with amino-acid sequence MDLLVSKVNKRTKINITSRDVENILSATLSSSNLWEITDLSHRPFRIVVETLKELRERGLVILKNSSISLTKEGKIFCKRYNVTPKTNHGCPACRGRTVSLAKFEDFLPRFEQIVRNRPEPIMELDQGFVGPTIAFARIALLADRGDIQGKDVIILGDDDLVSLAAALSGLPKRITVLEVDERIVDFIENTSEKENLHIEVVPHDLRFKLPRDLVESFDTFLTDPPEAIGGLELFIARGLATLKGAGCAGYFGLTMIESSLQKWGELQKILTHEYGVVITDIIHDFNIYDNWMYLLESIKDDIGPLREAPEKHWYKSSMFRIETLEDFLQRNEDVVSVELYNDPESLIWTKER
- the speD gene encoding adenosylmethionine decarboxylase gives rise to the protein MKTKNVGRHLVIEFWDCKNLNSAELAEKALEEAVRACGATLLELKVHQFSPHGITGVAMIAESHILIHTWPELGYAAVDVFTCGEQVDPLAAIDPFQKHFSPKHVQLVEIRRGVLRD
- the speE gene encoding polyamine aminopropyltransferase produces the protein MTDDWFTEPGSSDFEHRYKVRAIPFKKETKFQRIEIVDTLEFGRMLVLNGAVQTSEKDEFIYHEMIVHVPLLSHTKPRKILIIGGGDGGALRRVLEHPVEDIVLVELDEEVVKACRKFLPSINDDAFLDKRVRIIFDDGAKFVGNSREKFDVLIVDSTDPIGPAKALFTEGFYRAAHNILSENGICVTQSGSPTFQMKELRNAYNGLKLVFPTVRVYLAFVPTYPGVLWSFTIASKKWDPAAVSPEKVKERLISSNISTRYYTPEIHTACFILPKFIQRILEEDSSFETAL